A DNA window from Fragaria vesca subsp. vesca linkage group LG3, FraVesHawaii_1.0, whole genome shotgun sequence contains the following coding sequences:
- the LOC101313488 gene encoding indole-3-acetic acid-amido synthetase GH3.6-like, with the protein MPEAPKNSLKEKNEKALKFIESVTENADEVQKRVLSEILAANAHVEYLQRHGLNGHTDRETFKKLMPVITYDHIQPDINRIANGDTSQILCSKPISEFLTSSGTSGGERKLMPTIEEELERRSLLYSLLMPVMSQYVPELETGKGMYFLFVKSEAKTPGGLVARPVLTSYYKSSHFKQRPYDPYTNYTSPNETILCPDSYQSMYSQLLCGLCQNKEVLRVGAVFASGFIRAIRFLEKHWSILCKDIESGTLNSQITDPSVRDSVSKILKPDPKLAGFIATECGKKSWQGIITRLWPNTKYVDVIVTGTMSQYIPTLDYYSNGLPLVCTMYASSECYFGVNLNPMCKPSEVSYTLIPTMCYFEFLPVNRNNGVNSDSVSVPESLTEKEQLQLVDLVDVKLGQEYELVVTTYAGLYRYRVGDLLRVAGFKNKAPQFNFICRKNVVLSIDSDKTDEVELQNAVKNAVTHLVPFDANVGEYTSYADTSKIPGHYVLFWELSLNGTTPIPPSVFEDCCLAIEESLNSVYRQGRASDKSIGPLEIKIVEAGTFDKLMDYAISLGASINQYKTPRCVKFAPIVELLNSRVASTYFSPKCPKWVPGHKQWCKNHD; encoded by the exons ATGCCTGAAGCTCCCAAAAACTCTCTGAAAGAGAAGAACGAGAAGGCTCTCAAGTTCATTGAGAGTGTCACAGAAAACGCTGATGAGGTTCAGAAGCGTGTTCTTAGTGAAATCCTAGCAGCAAATGCTCATGTTGAGTATCTGCAGCGACACGGCCTCAATGGTCACACTGACCGTGAGACTTTCAAGAAACTCATGCCTGTGATCACCTACGACCACATCCAGCCGGACATCAACCGTATCGCAAATGGCGATACTTCCCAAATCCTCTGCTCAAAACCCATTTCGGAGTTCTTGACAAG CTCTGGGACGTCTGGAGGTGAGAGGAAGTTGATGCCAACAATTGAAGAAGAGCTGGAGAGGAGGTCACTGCTTTATAGCCTACTGATGCCTGTGATGAGCCAATACGTGCCTGAACTAGAAACTGGGAAGGGAATGTACTTTTTGTTCGTGAAATCTGAGGCCAAAACTCCTGGGGGCCTTGTGGCTCGTCCAGTCCTCACTAGCTATTACAAAAGCTCTCATTTCAAGCAAAGGCCTTATGACCCTTACACAAACTACACCAGCCCAAATGAGACCATTCTCTGCCCTGACTCCTACCAAAGCATGTACTCCCAATTGCTCTGTGGCCTTTGCCAGAACAAAGAAGTCCTCCGAGTAGGCGCTGTTTTCGCCTCCGGATTTATCCGAGCCATTCGCTTTCTCGAGAAGCATTGGTCTATTCTATGCAAGGACATAGAATCCGGGACTCTTAACTCCCAAATCACCGACCCCTCTGTCCGGGATTCAGTCTCGAAGATCCTCAAACCGGACCCGAAGCTAGCCGGTTTCATTGCCACTGAGTGTGGGAAGAAATCATGGCAAGGGATCATAACAAGGCTGTGGCCTAACACAAAGTATGTGGATGTCATAGTGACTGGCACTATGTCACAGTACATTCCTACTTTGGATTACTACAGCAATGGGCTTCCTCTGGTTTGCACCATGTATGCTTCCTCTGAGTGCTATTTTGGTGTCAATCTCAACCCAATGTGCAAACCCAGTGAGGTTTCTTACACCCTCATTCCCACTATGTGCTACTTCGAGTTCCTCCCTGTTAACAGAAACAATGGGGTCAACTCCGATTCGGTCTCTGTACCCGAATCGCTTACTGAGAAGGAGCAGCTACAGCTGGTGGATCTTGTTGATGTGAAGCTAGGACAAGAATATGAGCTTGTGGTCACAACCTATGCTG GGCTTTACCGCTACAGAGTTGGTGATTTGCTAAGAGTGGCCGGGTTCAAGAACAAGGCTCCACAATTCAACTTCATCTGCAGGAAAAACGTGGTCCTTAGCATTGATTCAGACAAGACTGATGAGGTTGAGCTCCAAAATGCTGTGAAGAATGCTGTGACTCATTTGGTGCCATTTGATGCAAATGTGGGAGAGTACACTAGCTATGCTGACACTTCAAAAATTCCAGGCCACTATGTCCTCTTTTGGGAGCTTAGCCTAAATGGCACAACTCCGATCCCACCCTCAGTGTTTGAGGACTGCTGCTTGGCCATTGAGGAGTCACTCAACAGTGTGTACCGCCAAGGCCGAGCCTCCGACAAGTCGATCGGACCTCTTGAGATCAAGATTGTAGAGGCTGGGACTTTTGACAAGCTGATGGACTATGCCATAAGCTTGGGAGCTTCCATTAACCAATACAAGACCCCAAGGTGTGTGAAGTTTGCACCCATTGTTGAGCTCTTGAACTCTAGGGTGGCCTCAACCTACTTCAGTCCCAAGTGCCCCAAATGGGTCCCCGGTCACAAGCAATGGTGCAAAAACCATGATTGA